In Phoenix dactylifera cultivar Barhee BC4 chromosome 11, palm_55x_up_171113_PBpolish2nd_filt_p, whole genome shotgun sequence, the following are encoded in one genomic region:
- the LOC103699527 gene encoding ankyrin repeat-containing protein At2g01680-like isoform X2 — protein MLSQHWCKFLHLIMEATMATLLCMLLLFPSIQKPLRQTKSSARISCLSTSIVETLLRERPELAKAQNDHGTIALVHAAVGNKLEMLRLHLRFDPSLAYVMNQQFSAFHYAARLGYVRIAEELIRHCPDSGFLVDRQGRNALHAAILEGQVDFVKYILKTPALHGLLNQPDDDGSTPLHLAAETCNPEILRALLANERVDRAALKGRFSALDIFFDRVEPAKTLKWNEAYTLLLHATIPGLATGDIWHTAEKRIAREAICQIQSLTQRYTQNTSLTAILIATVTFAAAFTMPGGFSSDEGPDEGLPILAKKAAFKAFLISDTIAMVASLAVSFLCIFAGWEDIDFLLHYRASTRKLLWCAIAAMSVAFASAMFAVLAPGNLWLAILISLPCCALPFLTYILAMWPLCKLRLRYGGTFRPDLLEQV, from the exons ATGCTGTCACAGCATTGGTGCAAATTCCTTCATCTAATCATGGAGGCTACTATGGCCACACTGCTCTGCATGCTGCTACTATTTCCGAGCATTCAA AAGCCACTTCGACAAACTAAATCTTCTGCACGCATTTCATGTCTTAGCACCA GCATAGTGGAAACATTGTTGAGAGAGAGGCCAGAGCTCGCCAAAGCTCAGAACGACCATGGGACTATCGCACTCGTTCACGCAGCAGTGGGCAATAAACTGGAGATGTTGCGGTTGCATCTAAGGTTTGATCCCTCTCTTGCATACGTGATGAATCAACAGTTCTCGGCCTTTCATTATGCTGCTCGGCTAGGCTATGTACGCATAGCCGAAGAGCTCATTCGCCACTGCCCAGACTCTGGTTTTTTAGTTGATAGACAGGGCCGGAATGCGCTTCATGCGGCGATACTTGAAGGGCAGGTGGATTTTGTTAAGTACATCCTAAAGACACCTGCGCTTCATGGATTGCTCAACCAGCCAGATGACGACGGGAGCACTCCCTTGCATTTGGCTGCGGAGACTTGCAATCCGGAAATACTTCGAGCTTTGTTGGCTAATGAAAGGGTGGACCGTGCGGCCTTGAAGGGGAGATTTAGTGCTCTCGACATCTTCTTTGATCGAGTGGAACCTGCAAAAACTTTGAAATGG AATGAGGCGTATACGCTGTTGCTTCATGCCACCATCCCCGGCCTGGCTACAGGTGACATATGGCATACGGCCGAAAAAAGAATAGCCCGGGAAGCAATCTGTCAGATCCAATCGCTAACTCAAAGATACACCCAGAACACCTCGTTGACGGCCATCCTCATTGCCACGGTCACCTTCGCCGCGGCCTTCACGATGCCTGGAGGGTTTAGCAGCGACGAGGGCCCTGACGAAGGCTTGCCAATTCTAGCAAAGAAAGCAGCCTTTAAGGCGTTCTTGATATCGGACACCATTGCTATGGTCGCCTCACTCGccgtttcttttctttgtatattTGCAGGATGGGAAGACATCGACTTCTTGCTCCACTACAGAGCATCCACAAGGAAGCTGTTGTGGTGTGCAATTGCGGCCATGTCTGTGGCATTTGCATCCGCGATGTTCGCAGTGCTTGCACCAGGAAACTTGTGGCTTGCTATCCTTATTTCTTTGCCGTGTTGTGCCCTTCCCTTCCTC
- the LOC103699527 gene encoding protein ACCELERATED CELL DEATH 6-like isoform X1 produces the protein MDTRLLDAAVSGNVAVLNQLVRESPKILLGKTPLNNTALHFAVIYEHEQFAKELCLSSPPLLLATNSNGETPLHIAAMAGHHSMATFFIQVATQVLRSGGDIEGGDPLKQMMMTTDKKGNTALHHALRHGHSSLALELLQAEPKQSELIDSNHESPMYIAAYRGLADAVTALVQIPSSNHGGYYGHTALHAATISEHSSIVETLLRERPELAKAQNDHGTIALVHAAVGNKLEMLRLHLRFDPSLAYVMNQQFSAFHYAARLGYVRIAEELIRHCPDSGFLVDRQGRNALHAAILEGQVDFVKYILKTPALHGLLNQPDDDGSTPLHLAAETCNPEILRALLANERVDRAALKGRFSALDIFFDRVEPAKTLKWNEAYTLLLHATIPGLATGDIWHTAEKRIAREAICQIQSLTQRYTQNTSLTAILIATVTFAAAFTMPGGFSSDEGPDEGLPILAKKAAFKAFLISDTIAMVASLAVSFLCIFAGWEDIDFLLHYRASTRKLLWCAIAAMSVAFASAMFAVLAPGNLWLAILISLPCCALPFLTYILAMWPLCKLRLRYGGTFRPDLLEQV, from the exons ATGGATACCAGATTGCTCGATGCAGCGGTGTCCGGCAATGTTGCCGTCCTTAATCAGTTGGTTAGAGAAAGTCCCAAAATCCTTCTTGGCAAAACTCCACTAAATAACACAGCCCTTCACTTTGCGGTGATATATGAGCACGAGCAATTTGCAAAAGAGCTCTGTCTGAGCAGCCCACCCCTCCTTTTGGCCACAAACTCAAATGGAGAGACTCCATTGCACATCGCTGCTATGGCTGGTCATCACTCTATGGCCACTTTTTTTATTCAGGTTGCAACGCAGGTGCTTCGTAGTGGCGGCGATATAGAGGGAGGCGACCCTCTAAAACAGATGATGATGACAACGGATAAGAAGGGAAACACTGCTCTGCACCATGCCTTGCGGCATGGCCACAGCAGCTTAGCGCTGGAGCTGCTGCAGGCGGAGCCCAAGCAGTCAGAATTGATTGACAGCAACCATGAGTCGCCAATGTACATTGCAGCCTATAGAGGTTTAGCTGATGCTGTCACAGCATTGGTGCAAATTCCTTCATCTAATCATGGAGGCTACTATGGCCACACTGCTCTGCATGCTGCTACTATTTCCGAGCATTCAA GCATAGTGGAAACATTGTTGAGAGAGAGGCCAGAGCTCGCCAAAGCTCAGAACGACCATGGGACTATCGCACTCGTTCACGCAGCAGTGGGCAATAAACTGGAGATGTTGCGGTTGCATCTAAGGTTTGATCCCTCTCTTGCATACGTGATGAATCAACAGTTCTCGGCCTTTCATTATGCTGCTCGGCTAGGCTATGTACGCATAGCCGAAGAGCTCATTCGCCACTGCCCAGACTCTGGTTTTTTAGTTGATAGACAGGGCCGGAATGCGCTTCATGCGGCGATACTTGAAGGGCAGGTGGATTTTGTTAAGTACATCCTAAAGACACCTGCGCTTCATGGATTGCTCAACCAGCCAGATGACGACGGGAGCACTCCCTTGCATTTGGCTGCGGAGACTTGCAATCCGGAAATACTTCGAGCTTTGTTGGCTAATGAAAGGGTGGACCGTGCGGCCTTGAAGGGGAGATTTAGTGCTCTCGACATCTTCTTTGATCGAGTGGAACCTGCAAAAACTTTGAAATGG AATGAGGCGTATACGCTGTTGCTTCATGCCACCATCCCCGGCCTGGCTACAGGTGACATATGGCATACGGCCGAAAAAAGAATAGCCCGGGAAGCAATCTGTCAGATCCAATCGCTAACTCAAAGATACACCCAGAACACCTCGTTGACGGCCATCCTCATTGCCACGGTCACCTTCGCCGCGGCCTTCACGATGCCTGGAGGGTTTAGCAGCGACGAGGGCCCTGACGAAGGCTTGCCAATTCTAGCAAAGAAAGCAGCCTTTAAGGCGTTCTTGATATCGGACACCATTGCTATGGTCGCCTCACTCGccgtttcttttctttgtatattTGCAGGATGGGAAGACATCGACTTCTTGCTCCACTACAGAGCATCCACAAGGAAGCTGTTGTGGTGTGCAATTGCGGCCATGTCTGTGGCATTTGCATCCGCGATGTTCGCAGTGCTTGCACCAGGAAACTTGTGGCTTGCTATCCTTATTTCTTTGCCGTGTTGTGCCCTTCCCTTCCTC